The stretch of DNA ATGAGCGCGTTTTATCCCGACTCTTACGAAGGCAACAAAAACCCTGACCTGCACATCGTTCGGTTGCTGGCCAAGCTGCCAACACTGGCAACGTGGTCGTATAAACGGGCACTCGGCCATCCGATTAACTACCCCAAAAATCAGCTTGACTACATCCCGAACTTCCTGCACATGATGTTCGCGCTGCCGGTAGAAGACTATAAAGTTGATCCGGTAGTTGCCGAAGCCCTGAACGTGCTGCTGATTCTACACGCCGACCACGAACAGAACTGCTCAACCAGCACGGTTCGGCTTGTGGGTTCGTCGCAGGCCAATCTGTATTCGTCTATTTCGGCAGGCATCAGTGCTTTGTGGGGGCCACTACACGGCGGAGCCAATCAGGAAGTAATCGAGATGCTCGAAGACATTAAAGCCGACGGTGGCGACGTGGGTAAATACATCGACATGGCGAAAAACGCCAAAACTACGGGCTTCCGGCTGTTCGGTTTCGGGCACCGTGTCTACAAAAACTTCGACCCACGCGCCAAAATCATTAAAAAAGCTGCCGACGACGTGCTGGCGAAATTAGGCGTGAACGACCCCGTTCTGGAAATTGCCAAAGGGCTGGAAGAAGCCGCCCTGAACGATCCGTACTTCGTACAGCGCAAACTATACCCGAACGTCGATTTCTACTCCGGCATCATCTATCGCGCCCTCGGCATCCCAACCAACATGTTTACGGTGATGTTTGCCATCGGTCGTTTGCCGGGCTGGATTGCACAATGGAAAGAAATGCGCGAGCAGAAAGAACCCATTGGTCGCCCGCGCCAGATTTACACCGGTGCCACTCTCCGCGAGTTTGTTCCACTGGAACAGCGGTAACTTTTCTCGCATTAGCAATAAAAAAGGGCTGATTATCAGCCCTTTTTTATTGCTAATGCGAGAAAAGTTAATCTTCGATTTCACCTTCGTCGTCACCGTTGGTAGCGGCCAGAACGGGATCGATCAGCGCGTTTTCATCCTCGTTGATTTTCGCCC from Spirosoma montaniterrae encodes:
- a CDS encoding citrate synthase; this translates as MANNAELTVDGKSYSFPVLEGSEHEKAFDISALRDQTGYVTLDRGYKNTGATQSAITFLDGEEGILRYRGYSIEDLASKASFLEVAYLLIYGELPTANQYETFSNGIRRHTLVNEDMRKIFDGFPVSAHPMCVLASLVSAMSAFYPDSYEGNKNPDLHIVRLLAKLPTLATWSYKRALGHPINYPKNQLDYIPNFLHMMFALPVEDYKVDPVVAEALNVLLILHADHEQNCSTSTVRLVGSSQANLYSSISAGISALWGPLHGGANQEVIEMLEDIKADGGDVGKYIDMAKNAKTTGFRLFGFGHRVYKNFDPRAKIIKKAADDVLAKLGVNDPVLEIAKGLEEAALNDPYFVQRKLYPNVDFYSGIIYRALGIPTNMFTVMFAIGRLPGWIAQWKEMREQKEPIGRPRQIYTGATLREFVPLEQR